From Solanum stenotomum isolate F172 chromosome 2, ASM1918654v1, whole genome shotgun sequence:
ATGCTACATCCATCGACCCCTTCTCTTTCCTTTGCATAAATTTGTAGCTTCAAACAACTATCTTCACTACTAAAAACAAAGGTTCTTCCCACTGCGAATCAATAAGAAATTTGTGTTATCAAAACATGATTTTCCCATCCATTCCCCACTGAACCAGTTCACCGGAAAAACGCATGGTGGGAAATAGATTATCACTGAAATACTGGGAAGCTTCCTAACATTTCCATGTAAAaacactattattattttttttcttttcttaccatttcaattaaaatatctGTGGAAATAACCACTAAACATTTTTCAATGGGAAATTTCAATGGGAAAATAGTGATTTTTCATTAGtgctttcttttgtttttaaactTAAAACTAGTCCGGATTTAGAATTTAAAGATTATAATTGTCATTAATCTCAAATGAATACACAATATTAACTGATTCACaactaaatatttatcaaaattctaatacatatacatatgaGATATGAGCTAAAGCTATTGGGTTCCTATGAACCCGTAAATTAACCTTTGGATCCGGTATCAGCTTTCCTAATTCATCAATTTCttgtttggttgattttttatatttaatagatCAGATTCCAAAAGAATAAagatttcttgttttttgttttatattgtttGTCTCATGAATCCGAAATAGTATCACTTCACTAGTAAAAGCTCAAAGGATTTGAATTTTGGTTGTAAAAAAACTTTGTTGGATAAGCTAGAAACCAAATGACATAAAAGTATGAATATTTGAACTTTGTtagatgattttaaaaaaatatgaatattaataCAAATGATCAGCAAGGAAATAGCACAAGAAGAAATGgaaacctaatttttttttaaaaaaacaataaaataaaatctcacCTTCCGTTGTTAAGGGTGGCTACAGAGAGACCAATTGCTCTAAAGGGTTGCCCTAAATTGATGGTAaccgaaatttaaaaaatatataattgttgTGGGAAATATCAGCACGTAAATACATAaatctttttctaatttttttgagtgttcacatttaaaaaaatttccttaatttttgaaggaaaataagttgatttggaaaacagtTAAGCCAACCAagcatgaaaaaattgaaaaaacattttccaaaaaatgtCTTCCTTTATACCATACACACCctttatgtattatttattatttttcatctcAACGATCATGTGGTACCTTTTAAATTCTTAGAAACGAgtctatttttaaaagtaactttttcataaaatatgttGAGTTGGCAATTAATTTGACTATATTATTTTCTACGTAATTTTcaagtatataaattttatttcaaaaaatatgaagattttatattcaaattcataGTCAAACtaaaattgtttgactctcaaaattcaaaCCGTCCAGACATAAGTACGGGTCTAACCTTGGTATGTGGTATGTGGAttctatcttttatttttttagttatatcTTACATGCTAGAAATCTAGGGTCAAACTTGCTATTGAACTTTGCGAAATGAAGCACTTCGCCtttattattaacaaaaaaatttaataagatCAGACGTATCGCTAATCAAGGTGACGATCAGACTGGCAATACTTGCGTTATACATAATAAAATGCTGATACAAATGATTCACAAACTTCTGCCTTATTGGAAAAATTATGTTGATCACAAGTTATGACAGGGAGACATAATTTGTACAGTACAGAAGTGGAAATAGGGCAGCTTTTAAATACGTTTTATAACAACTTGGAGACGGTCATTTCCTGCCATTTCATCCATGTGTCTTTTGATATTCATAGCTGAAACCCCTAGAGAGTCGATGCAGTTAGTCAGTTGAATAAGTCTTAGTGTTGGAATATCCGCAAAGCTAGGGGGGATCTCCTTGAAGTATTGAGCAGACTCTATAGATAGCTCCTCAAGCACAGGAAAGGAATCATCTGAGGCTTTCCATTCAACTATCTGCATACTGAATAATGTCAAGTATTTGAGTGCCGGAAACTCCACATTTGTGATGTCCCAGCAATAACCCCCACGTCTCGTCCAACGAAATCCCATCTCTAATCTGAGAGTCTCAAGCTTCTTCAATCTTGCAATGTTTAAAACCATTTCCTCTGTCAAGAAACAGCCAGTAAGGCACAGATGCCTAAGATTTGGAGGGAACACAAAATAGCTCTCCCATCCATATGTATTCCAGAAAATATGGTCAGGTAACTGCACAAAAAGAGAATGAAGGCGAGTATGAACTTGCTGTAAGGGAAACAAGGAACAACTAGGTAAACCGTTAATGCAGAAGCTGAGCTCTTCAAGATTTGGAAACCTCCACCAGAACCTTGGATTCCTATTATCCAACAATATATTGCAAGTGTGAATAGTCTTCATGTTCTTTAGCATAGTTGTTGAACATTCTGGTATGGGAAGACAATGACGAAGGAAGTTTTGAAGAATAGTCTTCATGTTCTTTAGCATAGTTGTTGAACATTCTTCAAAACTTCCTTCGTCATTAATGTCTTCCCATACCACCGAAAAACTGTCTATATTCATATGCCTTAGCTTCTTCATTTCCCATAAAGTAGCAGCCTTTAGGTGTAACTTCTTGTATGACTTGAGCTGTAGAGTTTGGAGATGGTGTAGGTGTGATATCCACTTCAAttcaaaatgtttgacaaaaagtGCAAGGTACCTCAACTGAGTTAGCGATTCCATAGCAGTAGCCCATGAATTTGGCAATTCCACATCCATCAAATGCAATGCCCGAACAAATCTTAATTTAACAAGTAAATCTAAAGGATTTGAATATTGGTTATTCCATGCATTGTATTTTGGATGAACAATGAACTCCAAAGAATTTGTTTCTGTGAAATTGAGCATTGGAATCCTATCCAGCTTGTATTCAGAATGATCTAATTGTTTAACAAGATCATCATGAATATAAATGCATAACCGTGATTCCATGGAATGCATATAAGTGACTTCTGTGAGTTTTCTCAAGCAGAACTCACGCACTACATCATGAAGTGAGCAGTATTCTACATCACGATTAATTCTCATTCCGGAGACCATTATTAGGCTTCTGTTCAGCAAATCGCTCAAGCAAATTAGAGATGCTTCCTCCATGTTCTCTCTTTCGGCATTCAATACAAACTCTTCAGCCATCCACAACTTCAGCAGATCATCCACTGGAATCTTATGGTCCTCTGGGAACAATCCCATGTAAAGAAGGCAACACTTCAAGTGGTCTTCTAAATGGTCATAACTGGATTGTATTACCTTCATGCTCTGCTCTCCTAAAGCAATGGAACTCAAGTCATTGGCAACGTCAAGCCACAAGGATGCCTTCCTTTCCATTTTTGCAATAATTCCAGCAACCAGGACAACCACAAGAGGCAATCCTTTGCAGTGTGTGGCGACTTGTAACCCTGCTTCCTGTAGATCCGGGGGACAACTCTCTCTTCGAAATACCTTCTTCTCCAATAATTTCCAACTCTCTTCGGGCTCTAGAAATGTAAGATAATAAGGATCACCGTGGTGCTGAAGTTGCTTAGCCACTTGTTCAATTCGTGTTGTGACCATTACTTTGCTTCCATATTCACCctgaggaaaacatttttccaaATCTTCCCATGCCTCGACATCCCAAATGTCATCTAACACGATAAGGTATCTCTTTCCTATTAGACTCTTGCGCAACATGTCAGCTATGATATCGTCCTCTTCGATTTCGCTATCAGCATTTGTTACTTGTTTGAAAATCTCAGTCAATAACATCCTCCTATTATATGCTTGCGACACAGCACACCATGCTTTAACATCAAAGTGATAAACAATATCGGGATTGCAGTATACCTTTCTTGCCAAAGTTGTTTTACCGAGTCCAGGCATTCCATAGATGGAGATAACATCCCGCTCCTTTCCTTGTGTCAATTTCTTCATTATAAAAGCTGAATCTTTCTCAAAACccacaacttcatcatcatcataaattGATGTAATACTAAGTATGTTGGAAGGCTTTGCAGAAGAAAGAGTTCCTTCTCCACAAGTCTCAACAACTTCCATGCCTTGACTTAAATACTTTGCCatctttcataaaaataaataaatgaaaacaaCATTATTTCATAATTTAGAGATGACAAAAAATACCCAAAGcaaaacattaattttaacaaaGTAACATAACATGTCAATTCTTATGTGTCACCAATATGTAATCAAGATGAATAAAACCAATACATCCCCTACATTACACTTTTACGTAGGGTAGTTTCTTTCAGTTACTGGAATAATCCGCCATGGAAGAGTTTCGAAgctcaaattttaaaactcaACCTATTGCAAACGTAAATCATTTCGAATGTAAAATATATCCAAAGATTTAAAACATTGAGCGGAACTTATATCTCAAAATTGGAACTGTTTAATAGAAGTTTTGAGTTGGtcgaaatgaaaaataataatcaaatcattgaagaagatgaaatgtTGCAATGTATAAATATCGTATAAATAGTGTTTCTAGTAAAAGTTCAAAGGATTTGAATTTTGCTTGTAAAGAAACTTTGTTAGTTAGGAGTAGTGCAAGgtttaaatctattttattttgtttttgctaTTTATTATATTGATCTACTGAGTGTACCATTTTAAAGAGTATACTAGTCACACTAAGAACAGAAAATTGTTCCTCATGGTAACATTTTATAGTCAAACTAAGAACAGAAAATTGTTCCTCATGGTAACATTTTATACTTCCATTAAATCTGTTTGCCGTTAGTTTTTTCggttgaaattttttaatataataatttataaaacgTTACTATAGATACGTTTAGTCTATTTTAGGAAAACTCCAGAAAAATGTATCTTTTGGTAAAATGTAAGGGCCTAAAATGCCCCTCACATATTTGAATTGATACAAAATTACCCTCAATTCACCTTTCGGCCTTAAAATATCTCCGGCGTCCaccttttggctcaaaaatacccttgatGTTAATCCTTTGGCtcatatttgcccttatttttaatagctcccttaaagtaaattattaaatatttatttattatgttgcttaatgtgattggtccaaatttaaacccttctcaaataaataataaaaagcatattttaaaattcttattttattataaaaccACATATGATTCATACTTTGACCCAATATACTTGAAAATgatattgagaaaataattaatttcatgatatcttcCTATTGGCCTATTTTAAATCAACCTCAATTTATTATAACGTAATCCAACTCATAAATGGGGATCCAACTAAAATCCATACTCATAAAATGGGATCCAACTAAAATTAATACTCACCCCGACTAATTGTccatctaaaaaatattattatttttattaatataaaattttctatcaattatccaaatgtcttgttcattttctcttttattcttttttatctcTCATTCTTAATTAGGATAtccgagactcaaatttgaaatgaaCTCACATGTTTATATTCCTTTAAATTATACTATTGTAATGGTGGGATGAGGGTGGGGATAAgataaatgattatttttattcttttattttgaatttcggatacacacacaaaagaaaaatgcaatATTAATTCATACATATTTGCTTAATTAAGTCAGCCtttattgaactaattatttatatatgaatgcatcattatttttctcctttttctcgtttgttataaattgaaaaaataaataaaatgatggacaagatccaaatagaaaaaaataaaaatggaagaGAAAGGAAGTGAAGGAGGGAGGGGGGGGGCGGGGGGGCGGGGGGGATATAGAGAGTAGATGtataaccttttttttatttttaacttactatgaaattcaaaatctaatCAATCATGTGTgcttatatattaagtaattttaaattattttaatggaaaagggcctaaaatgcccttaaactgtGAGATTTGGTACAATATTGTCTCCATCCACCTTAATTATGAGTATGATCCGTTAGACATAAGGGTAATTTTGAGCCAAAAGATTGACGTCTTCAGGGGTATTTGGGGGCCCAAAGGTGGATGGAGGAtagttttgtaccaattcaaatagttgaagggtattttaggcccttctccGTTTAATTAATGAATTATTTATGTTGAAAATTTAGTTAGTTACATGGGAAAAAatataaaggcataatacataaatatgtattttaatttagcTTTAGCAGACATTTATGCTCTCTAATTTTGAATATGtataaatagacacttaaatttgtataaaattgaataagtagacacacacATCCTACGTGTCATAATACATATAGGACGACACGTAAGACACAAAATTGTCACGTAGGATAT
This genomic window contains:
- the LOC125856362 gene encoding putative late blight resistance protein homolog R1B-12; the encoded protein is MEVVETCGEGTLSSAKPSNILSITSIYDDDEVVGFEKDSAFIMKKLTQGKERDVISIYGMPGLGKTTLARKVYCNPDIVYHFDVKAWCAVSQAYNRRMLLTEIFKQVTNADSEIEEDDIIADMLRKSLIGKRYLIVLDDIWDVEAWEDLEKCFPQGEYGSKVMVTTRIEQVAKQLQHHGDPYYLTFLEPEESWKLLEKKVFRRESCPPDLQEAGLQVATHCKGLPLVVVLVAGIIAKMERKASLWLDVANDLSSIALGEQSMKVIQSSYDHLEDHLKCCLLYMGLFPEDHKIPVDDLLKLWMAEEFVLNAERENMEEASLICLSDLLNRSLIMVSGMRINRDVEYCSLHDVVREFCLRKLTEVTYMHSMESRLCIYIHDDLVKQLDHSEYKLDRIPMLNFTETNSLEFIVHPKYNAWNNQYSNPLDLLVKLRFVRALHLMDVELPNSWATAMESLTQLRYLALFVKHFELKWISHLHHLQTLQLKSYKKLHLKAATLWEMKKLRHMNIDSFSVVWEDINDEGKCSTTMLKNMKTIHTCNILLDNRNPRFWWRFPNLEELSFCINGLPSCSLFPLQQVHTRLHSLFVQLPDHIFWNTYGWESYFVFPPNLRHLCLTGCFLTEEMVLNIARLKKLETLRLEMGFRWTRRGGYCWDITNVEFPALKYLTLFSMQIVEWKASDDSFPVLEELSIESAQYFKEIPPSFADIPTLRLIQLTNCIDSLGVSAMNIKRHMDEMAGNDRLQVVIKRI